A part of Halobacillus shinanisalinarum genomic DNA contains:
- a CDS encoding M23 family metallopeptidase, with protein MNIRSKVLLTILIAGVCQLFLVDYIFASEESERMALYKKTSAVTDIPWYYFAAIDQYERQINDDPSEGRVTAIQPDPLFWNGIDYPSMFFPSGWGTSGNGDKKIDITNDEDILWSLGNYIKSYGTTKDDIRIALWNYYKRDLTVQTIMNTAKVFKKFQTVSLKDRDFPLPLEANFSYNNTWGDARGFGGRRIHEGTDIFANHGVPVKSTTYGVVEMKGWNEYGGWRIGIRDIFNIYHYYAHLNGFKDGMNVGDVVKPGDVIGSVGATGYGPPGTSGKFPPHLHYGMYQDNGENEWSFDPYPYLKRWEKLARE; from the coding sequence ATGAATATTCGTTCCAAAGTACTTTTAACTATTTTGATCGCAGGTGTGTGTCAACTGTTTTTGGTTGATTACATTTTCGCAAGTGAAGAATCTGAACGTATGGCCCTCTATAAAAAAACATCAGCAGTAACTGATATCCCATGGTACTATTTTGCTGCCATTGATCAATATGAACGGCAAATAAACGACGATCCTTCAGAGGGTAGGGTAACAGCCATTCAACCTGACCCGTTGTTTTGGAATGGGATCGACTATCCTTCGATGTTTTTTCCCTCAGGATGGGGTACTAGTGGGAATGGCGACAAAAAAATCGACATTACAAATGATGAAGATATTCTCTGGTCATTAGGGAACTATATTAAATCATACGGCACGACAAAAGATGATATAAGAATAGCTCTCTGGAATTATTACAAACGTGATCTAACCGTACAAACCATTATGAATACCGCTAAAGTCTTCAAGAAATTCCAAACGGTATCTCTTAAGGATAGAGATTTCCCATTACCGCTTGAAGCCAATTTCAGCTACAATAACACATGGGGCGATGCGCGTGGGTTTGGAGGACGCAGGATTCATGAAGGAACAGATATCTTTGCAAACCATGGGGTCCCCGTTAAGTCGACGACCTATGGAGTTGTTGAGATGAAAGGGTGGAATGAATATGGCGGATGGAGAATTGGCATCCGCGATATCTTTAACATTTATCATTATTACGCTCATTTAAACGGCTTTAAAGATGGAATGAATGTTGGAGATGTAGTTAAGCCTGGGGATGTAATAGGCAGCGTTGGTGCCACTGGTTATGGACCACCAGGAACTTCTGGAAAGTTCCCTCCGCATTTACATTATGGAATGTACCAAGATAATGGAGAGAATGAATGGTCTTTTGACCCTTATCCTTATTTGAAAAGATGGGAAAAATTAGCACGTGAGTAA
- a CDS encoding sodium-dependent transporter translates to MENRSQWGSRAGFLFAAMGSAIGLGNIWRFPATAYESGGGAFIIPYLFALLTAGIPLLILEYTVGHKHRGSAPKSLGRVRKGFEWIGWWQVTIAFVISTYYAVIIAWAIMYAYYSFNLSWGDDPTSFFVGDFLTLTDPGTFGGLVPKVLLPLLIVWIITLGVLSKGVRKGIEKANKIFIPTLVVLFIIIVIRAITLDGAAAGLSAFFTPDWSSIADPQVWVAAYGQIFFSLSIAFAIMITYSSYLPKKSDITNNAFITGFANSSFEILAGIGVFAAIGFMAFTYDTTVSQLAAEKGVGGVGLAFMVFPEIVSQIPGIPRIFGFLFFASLVLAGLSSLISITETYVAAVSEKFNISRGKSIMFGGGLAAVLSLLYATQGGLNLLDTVDHFINNFGVALAGLFEVVALAWFAKGLKGFQSHANEISDIRLGTWWRFCLGVITPIVLGYMMLQNLRAELSAAYGGYPIDFLFNFGWIVAIGAIFVGSLMSMKKWPNNELNQTQSDDEKEVAR, encoded by the coding sequence ATGGAAAATCGATCACAGTGGGGGTCAAGGGCAGGCTTTTTATTTGCTGCCATGGGTTCAGCAATTGGTTTAGGCAACATTTGGCGCTTTCCGGCTACAGCGTACGAAAGCGGCGGCGGAGCATTTATTATTCCTTACTTATTTGCTTTACTAACTGCTGGTATACCGTTATTAATTTTAGAGTACACAGTTGGCCATAAGCACCGTGGCTCAGCTCCTAAATCACTCGGTAGAGTAAGAAAGGGCTTTGAATGGATTGGTTGGTGGCAAGTAACCATAGCATTCGTTATTTCGACCTACTATGCTGTGATTATTGCCTGGGCAATTATGTATGCTTATTATTCATTTAATTTATCTTGGGGTGATGATCCTACAAGCTTTTTCGTAGGAGACTTTTTAACACTAACAGATCCAGGTACGTTCGGGGGACTAGTACCTAAGGTTTTACTCCCACTACTTATTGTATGGATCATTACATTAGGGGTGCTTTCTAAAGGGGTTAGAAAAGGAATTGAAAAAGCGAATAAAATTTTCATTCCAACCTTAGTTGTTTTATTTATCATCATCGTTATTCGTGCCATTACACTTGATGGGGCTGCAGCTGGTTTGTCTGCGTTTTTCACCCCTGATTGGTCTAGTATAGCCGACCCGCAAGTATGGGTAGCAGCATATGGACAAATATTCTTTAGTTTATCAATAGCTTTTGCTATTATGATTACCTACTCTTCGTATCTACCGAAGAAATCAGATATTACAAACAATGCCTTTATTACAGGATTTGCAAACTCCTCCTTTGAAATTCTTGCAGGGATTGGAGTATTTGCGGCCATTGGTTTTATGGCTTTCACTTATGATACAACTGTCAGTCAACTGGCTGCTGAAAAGGGAGTCGGAGGAGTTGGCCTTGCTTTTATGGTATTTCCGGAAATTGTTAGTCAGATTCCAGGTATACCGAGAATCTTTGGCTTTCTGTTCTTCGCTTCACTCGTATTGGCTGGGTTGTCGTCACTTATCTCCATTACTGAGACATATGTAGCTGCAGTATCTGAGAAATTTAATATTTCAAGAGGTAAGTCTATTATGTTTGGCGGCGGTTTGGCAGCGGTCCTCTCTCTTCTTTATGCAACACAAGGGGGACTGAACCTATTAGATACGGTAGACCACTTCATTAACAATTTTGGTGTAGCTTTAGCAGGATTGTTTGAAGTTGTAGCTTTAGCTTGGTTTGCCAAAGGACTTAAGGGATTCCAATCCCATGCAAATGAGATTTCTGATATCAGATTGGGGACGTGGTGGCGCTTCTGTTTAGGTGTTATTACACCAATCGTGCTTGGATACATGATGCTGCAAAACCTGCGAGCAGAATTATCGGCAGCATATGGAGGGTATCCAATCGATTTCCTATTCAACTTTGGATGGATCGTCGCGATTGGCGCCATCTTTGTTGGCTCTTTAATGTCAATGAAAAAATGGCCGAACAATGAATTGAATCAAACACAATCAGATGATGAGAAGGAGGTTGCTCGCTAA
- a CDS encoding YutD family protein — MIELFGKTYEIKEDYREAFNEEDLEGRFSDILSKYDFIVGDWGYGQLRLKGFYDDQNSKATFETKISTLEDYLYEYCNFGCAYFVLKKVNQ, encoded by the coding sequence GTGATTGAATTATTTGGAAAAACGTATGAAATTAAAGAAGACTATCGGGAAGCTTTTAATGAGGAAGATTTGGAAGGGCGTTTTAGTGATATTTTAAGCAAGTATGATTTCATCGTGGGGGATTGGGGCTATGGTCAGCTTCGACTCAAAGGCTTTTATGATGATCAGAATTCTAAAGCAACGTTTGAAACGAAAATAAGCACACTTGAGGATTATTTGTACGAATACTGTAATTTTGGCTGTGCTTATTTTGTTTTAAAAAAGGTGAACCAATAA
- a CDS encoding YhcN/YlaJ family sporulation lipoprotein — MKTYRLLPILMGLSFMVLAGCNEAQEEEARNQEPDQALHSNEMDDYNDRSMDGQVGYVRYKQGQFDQNDEKNQTIKVNREKVADMITRMILKYDGFEDVATLVTDEEVLVAYQTPEGQERELSADMVQKTAYSLVPSFYHVYVSDNPSAFGDIQSLSTTTVYDDQYEEVVDDIINKMKEAPQGKANE; from the coding sequence ATGAAGACCTATAGATTACTCCCTATACTAATGGGACTCAGCTTTATGGTGCTTGCAGGTTGTAATGAGGCACAAGAGGAAGAAGCGAGAAACCAAGAGCCAGATCAAGCCCTCCACAGTAATGAAATGGATGATTACAATGACCGCTCCATGGATGGCCAGGTGGGTTATGTAAGATATAAGCAAGGGCAATTTGATCAAAATGATGAAAAGAACCAGACCATTAAAGTAAACCGCGAAAAGGTTGCTGATATGATTACACGGATGATTCTCAAATATGATGGTTTTGAAGATGTAGCTACATTGGTTACCGATGAAGAGGTTCTTGTAGCTTACCAAACCCCCGAAGGACAGGAAAGGGAATTATCAGCAGATATGGTTCAAAAAACCGCCTATTCGTTAGTACCAAGTTTCTATCATGTGTATGTCTCTGATAACCCTTCTGCATTTGGTGACATTCAAAGCCTGAGTACAACAACCGTTTACGACGATCAATACGAAGAAGTCGTTGACGACATTATTAATAAAATGAAAGAAGCCCCTCAAGGAAAAGCAAACGAATGA
- a CDS encoding methionine/alanine import family NSS transporter small subunit → MAIVMFIITIVIIWGGLALSITNAVRKSKSSS, encoded by the coding sequence ATGGCTATTGTCATGTTTATTATAACCATTGTTATTATTTGGGGCGGCCTGGCACTTAGTATTACCAATGCAGTAAGAAAGTCTAAATCAAGTAGTTAA